The following coding sequences are from one Arthrobacter sp. 24S4-2 window:
- a CDS encoding alpha/beta hydrolase, whose product MTPVHKAPPFDIELGSTLASLGDLLNPTLTPDMIAGMRGGPLTASIEEQLVGHAVSHQERTIPGPDGAPDLIVSIFTRTDHVPGGPGIYHTHGGGMVIGDRFLGADMLIEWVELMDAVAVSVEYRLAPENPDPAPVEDCYAGLLWTAGHAEELGFDPERLIIAGASAGGGLAAGVALLARDRGGPTLAGQVLICPMLDDRNETVSSYQIDGFGLWDRTSNDTGWDALLGDRRKTPEVSIYAAPARATDLSGLPPAFIDVATAEVFRDEVVAYASGIWAVGGVAELHVWAGGFHGFDMIVPQAALSIHARDVRTKWVRRMLGA is encoded by the coding sequence ATGACGCCAGTCCACAAAGCCCCACCGTTTGACATTGAGCTGGGCTCAACACTCGCTTCGTTGGGTGATCTGCTCAATCCCACACTGACTCCCGACATGATTGCCGGGATGCGGGGTGGCCCCCTCACCGCATCCATTGAGGAGCAGCTTGTGGGCCATGCCGTGTCTCACCAGGAGCGGACAATCCCCGGCCCTGATGGCGCCCCGGACCTCATTGTTTCCATCTTCACCAGGACCGATCATGTCCCCGGCGGACCGGGCATCTATCACACGCATGGTGGTGGCATGGTGATCGGCGACCGCTTCCTCGGGGCGGACATGCTGATTGAGTGGGTGGAGCTCATGGACGCCGTTGCGGTGTCCGTTGAGTACCGCCTGGCCCCCGAAAATCCCGACCCCGCACCTGTGGAGGATTGCTACGCCGGCCTCCTCTGGACAGCCGGGCATGCGGAAGAGCTCGGCTTCGACCCGGAGCGCCTGATCATCGCCGGGGCGAGCGCTGGCGGTGGGCTCGCCGCCGGGGTGGCCCTCTTGGCACGGGACAGAGGCGGCCCGACGCTGGCAGGCCAGGTTCTGATCTGCCCCATGCTCGACGACCGCAATGAAACGGTCTCCAGCTACCAGATTGATGGCTTCGGGTTGTGGGACCGTACCAGCAACGACACCGGTTGGGATGCCCTGCTGGGCGACCGGCGCAAGACGCCGGAAGTGTCCATTTATGCCGCACCGGCCAGGGCAACTGACCTGTCCGGCCTGCCGCCCGCCTTCATCGACGTGGCAACGGCAGAAGTGTTCCGCGATGAAGTGGTTGCCTACGCCTCGGGAATCTGGGCCGTAGGAGGCGTTGCCGAACTTCATGTATGGGCCGGTGGATTCCATGGCTTCGACATGATCGTGCCGCAGGCCGCGCTGTCGATCCATGCCCGCGACGTTCGAACGAAATGGGTTCGCCGCATGCTTGGCGCCTGA
- a CDS encoding PDR/VanB family oxidoreductase yields the protein MAATNIEVWQLGKVVEARNIATNIRRIVLEPSQPTRADPGSHIDVMVRIDGHKDKRSYSIVEASEDGTRLVISILRAPLSRGGSLFMHTLKAGDQLEITQPLQNFPLRVGAEQYILLAGGIGITAMINMARILKSLRRDYTLVYAGRSRAAMAYVDELQELHGNNLVVHADDDGTPFNVKTLVASAAADTELYMCGPIRLMDAVRRSWKERELKNSNLRYETFGNSGWYDPEEFIVKVPSLGLEVPVGQGRSMLEALEDAGADMMFDCRKGECGLCEVRILKLQGAIDHRDVFYSTRQKNANERMACCVSRAVTSRTDLMAEASHSGTATVTVEVS from the coding sequence ATGGCAGCTACAAACATTGAGGTCTGGCAGCTGGGAAAAGTTGTCGAGGCCCGGAACATCGCCACCAACATCCGGAGGATTGTGCTGGAGCCTTCCCAGCCGACGAGGGCCGATCCAGGATCCCATATCGATGTGATGGTCCGCATTGACGGCCACAAGGACAAGCGCTCGTACTCCATCGTCGAGGCCAGCGAGGACGGCACGCGCCTGGTGATTAGCATACTTAGAGCTCCGCTGTCCCGGGGCGGTTCGCTCTTCATGCACACCCTGAAGGCCGGTGACCAACTGGAGATCACGCAGCCCCTGCAGAACTTTCCGCTCCGGGTCGGCGCCGAACAATACATCCTGCTGGCCGGCGGGATCGGCATCACAGCAATGATCAACATGGCCCGGATCCTTAAGAGCCTCCGCCGGGACTACACCTTGGTCTACGCGGGCCGCAGCCGTGCAGCAATGGCGTATGTGGATGAGCTCCAGGAGTTGCACGGCAACAACCTGGTGGTGCACGCGGATGACGACGGAACGCCCTTCAACGTGAAAACCCTCGTGGCCAGCGCTGCCGCCGACACCGAACTGTACATGTGCGGGCCCATCCGGCTGATGGACGCTGTCCGACGCTCCTGGAAAGAGCGGGAGCTCAAAAACTCCAACCTGCGCTACGAAACCTTCGGCAACAGCGGCTGGTATGACCCGGAGGAATTCATTGTCAAGGTGCCCAGCCTGGGTCTGGAAGTCCCGGTGGGCCAGGGCCGTTCCATGCTCGAAGCCTTGGAGGATGCGGGAGCGGACATGATGTTCGACTGCCGCAAGGGTGAATGCGGTCTCTGCGAGGTGCGGATCCTCAAGCTGCAAGGTGCCATTGACCACCGCGACGTCTTTTACAGCACCAGGCAGAAGAACGCCAACGAGCGAATGGCCTGCTGCGTCTCCAGGGCCGTCACCTCCAGAACGGACCTGATGGCCGAAGCATCCCACTCCGGCACGGCGACGGTGACCGTGGAAGTCTCCTGA
- a CDS encoding aromatic ring-hydroxylating dioxygenase subunit alpha produces MTAVRTQSSTTNKVLGYPLNVWYVAAWDKELNRKPMSRKVAGRPLALYRTEDGRAVALADACWHRLAPLSMGKTLGKDQIQCPYHGIVYDSAGRCVSMPAQETINPSATVPSFPVVERHRYVWVWLGDPTKADPELVPDMHQLDSPEWAGDGETIYAPCNFQLVLDNLMDLTHEEFIHSSSIGQEELSESDFVVTHDAGTVTVARWMFNIDAPPFWLKNMRDKFPGFQGKVDRWQIITYRSPSVINIDVGVAKAGTGAFDGDRSQGVNGFVMNAITPESGKSCHYFWAFMRNYRLDSQLITTQLREGVHGVFGEDEAMLTAQQSAIDANPDYEFYNLNIDAGGMWVRRLIERQLESEGRLVPVA; encoded by the coding sequence GTGACTGCTGTCCGGACCCAGAGTTCCACCACCAACAAGGTCCTTGGCTACCCGCTGAACGTCTGGTACGTCGCAGCCTGGGACAAGGAATTGAACCGCAAACCCATGTCCCGGAAAGTCGCGGGCCGCCCGCTGGCTCTGTACCGGACAGAGGACGGCAGGGCTGTGGCCCTGGCTGACGCCTGCTGGCACCGGCTCGCACCGCTATCCATGGGCAAAACGCTCGGCAAGGACCAGATCCAGTGCCCGTACCACGGCATCGTTTACGACTCCGCGGGGCGCTGCGTGTCCATGCCGGCCCAGGAGACCATAAACCCCAGTGCCACGGTGCCGTCCTTCCCCGTCGTGGAGCGGCACCGGTACGTATGGGTCTGGCTCGGTGATCCCACCAAAGCCGACCCCGAGCTGGTGCCAGACATGCACCAGCTGGACTCCCCGGAATGGGCAGGCGACGGCGAGACCATCTACGCCCCCTGCAACTTCCAGCTCGTGCTGGACAACCTCATGGATCTCACCCACGAAGAATTTATCCACTCCTCCTCCATAGGCCAGGAAGAGCTCAGCGAATCAGACTTCGTGGTCACGCACGATGCTGGAACCGTCACCGTTGCCCGCTGGATGTTCAATATTGATGCCCCGCCCTTCTGGCTCAAGAACATGCGGGACAAATTCCCAGGCTTCCAGGGCAAGGTCGATCGCTGGCAAATCATCACCTACCGTTCCCCGTCCGTCATCAACATTGACGTAGGAGTGGCGAAAGCCGGCACCGGAGCCTTCGACGGCGACCGCAGCCAGGGCGTCAACGGCTTCGTCATGAATGCCATCACCCCTGAAAGTGGCAAGTCATGCCACTACTTCTGGGCCTTCATGCGCAACTACCGTTTGGACAGCCAGCTGATCACCACCCAGCTGCGGGAGGGCGTGCATGGCGTGTTCGGTGAGGACGAGGCCATGCTCACCGCGCAACAGTCTGCCATCGACGCCAACCCGGACTACGAGTTCTACAACCTCAACATCGACGCCGGCGGAATGTGGGTCCGCCGACTCATCGAACGCCAGCTGGAATCCGAAGGCCGCCTCGTTCCCGTCGCTTAG
- a CDS encoding PadR family transcriptional regulator — protein sequence MSLRYALLALLSVEPMTGYDLSKRFESSVAYVWHAPDSQIYPELRRMEKDGLLAGEEIPWGPNSKKTQYRITAEGIAAFREWMNTPLEYSRERDPVHLKAAYLEWADHDSAMAHMQAHIDYHTLRREQWAGMIEELRTGTNVMLAKRLAATPEPDRRRTTEFKIFTYEGLVARAETEIEWGRRGLELIDLLDGASGVGSGPLAPGSGPVL from the coding sequence ATGAGTCTTCGCTACGCACTGCTGGCATTACTCTCCGTGGAGCCGATGACGGGCTATGACCTGTCCAAGCGCTTTGAATCGTCTGTGGCGTATGTGTGGCATGCGCCGGACTCGCAGATCTACCCGGAGCTGAGGCGGATGGAGAAGGACGGGCTCCTGGCCGGGGAGGAAATCCCGTGGGGCCCCAACAGCAAAAAGACGCAGTACCGGATAACAGCGGAAGGTATCGCGGCGTTCCGTGAGTGGATGAACACGCCGTTGGAGTACTCCCGCGAGCGGGATCCGGTGCACCTGAAAGCCGCCTATCTGGAATGGGCCGACCACGACTCGGCAATGGCGCATATGCAGGCCCACATTGACTACCACACGCTTCGACGCGAGCAGTGGGCCGGGATGATCGAAGAGCTGCGGACCGGGACCAACGTGATGCTGGCAAAACGTCTGGCGGCAACCCCGGAGCCGGACCGGCGACGCACAACCGAGTTTAAGATCTTCACGTATGAGGGCCTGGTTGCCCGTGCGGAGACGGAAATAGAATGGGGCCGCCGCGGCCTGGAGCTCATCGATTTGCTCGACGGCGCTTCCGGAGTGGGGAGCGGTCCCCTTGCCCCTGGTTCCGGCCCCGTGCTGTAG
- a CDS encoding AraC family transcriptional regulator, producing MSSNAPDEASELGGRVWYPHRLDIGRSAAGFQWRVNAIKVQGVTVGLLEYGTPVRITTGDLETAYQVNFPRFGRLRFSQGNSVVLGTPSAAAIHGPVRATGIQGWSEPAQLLGLKIPTSVMHQELEALLGRSARQEVAFEGSFDLTSHRGKEWRSAVELLVAGLRNPDSLLTAPLMAHAAVQYAVRGLLLSAPNNYSEELAGDAEAVGSAAVRRAIEFMESNAHLPITLEALAAGAFVSPRALQLGFRKHLDTTPMDHLRTIRLRRVHSELLSAPASTRVSDVAARWGFPHAGRFAIHFAKTFGEAPSQTLKKSTEISGL from the coding sequence GTGAGCAGCAACGCCCCCGATGAGGCTTCGGAATTAGGCGGCCGCGTCTGGTACCCCCACCGGTTGGACATCGGCCGTTCAGCTGCCGGTTTTCAGTGGCGAGTCAATGCCATCAAGGTGCAGGGGGTGACCGTTGGCCTGCTGGAGTACGGCACGCCGGTCAGGATCACCACCGGCGACCTGGAGACCGCTTACCAGGTCAACTTTCCCCGGTTCGGCAGGCTGAGGTTTTCCCAAGGAAACAGCGTGGTGCTGGGCACCCCCTCTGCCGCAGCCATCCACGGACCCGTCCGCGCGACTGGAATCCAGGGCTGGTCCGAGCCGGCGCAGCTGCTCGGGCTGAAGATTCCCACGTCCGTGATGCATCAGGAACTCGAAGCGCTACTCGGACGCTCCGCCCGTCAGGAAGTTGCCTTTGAGGGTTCTTTTGACCTGACGTCCCACAGGGGAAAGGAATGGCGTTCGGCCGTGGAGCTGCTGGTAGCCGGCCTGCGGAATCCGGACTCGCTGCTGACCGCGCCTTTAATGGCGCACGCCGCGGTCCAGTACGCCGTACGGGGGCTGCTGCTGTCCGCGCCCAACAACTACAGCGAAGAGCTGGCAGGGGACGCTGAGGCTGTTGGATCTGCCGCCGTCCGGCGCGCCATAGAATTCATGGAGTCCAACGCCCACCTGCCCATCACGCTGGAGGCGTTGGCCGCCGGTGCCTTTGTCAGCCCGCGGGCTCTCCAGCTGGGCTTCCGGAAACACCTGGACACAACACCGATGGATCATTTACGCACCATCCGTCTCCGTCGGGTGCATAGCGAACTTCTTTCGGCCCCCGCCTCCACTCGGGTCAGCGACGTCGCGGCACGCTGGGGGTTTCCGCACGCCGGGCGGTTCGCTATCCACTTTGCGAAGACTTTCGGCGAAGCACCCTCGCAAACGTTGAAGAAATCAACGGAAATATCGGGGCTGTAG
- a CDS encoding aldehyde dehydrogenase, with amino-acid sequence MTIQESRTPSATLPGAVTRGQLFIDGEWRPSSDGGTADIINPATGAVVATVAAGTTADINAAVNAAKAAFAPGRWSGLSGRERSRVLNKAALLIRERAEELALTESTDVGKPITFARVVDVATAADQYEYVAAMAQQLDGSVRETPLQAHAFTKREPLGVVAAITPFNFPLILSSTKIAAALAAGNSVVHKPAGDTPLSALLMAEILTDAGVPAGVFNVVTGSGGTLGDHLVAHAGVSKVAFTGSTEVGRHVAALAGQNLRPVTAELGGNAANILFADADLDKAVGTVIGAFVFNSGQFCMGGPRLLVERRIYETVLGVLKEAVAGVPVGDPRDPETVMGPLASRKQLEKVASYVDGARAAGGQVIVGGEPLDLDGGYFYRPTVIAGLDNDAAAVREEVFGPVLTVQPFDTEEEAIELANATEYGLAAGVQTSSIARAHRVSSKLDAGIVWVNSWALLDPAVPFGGVKNSGWGREYGPEALESYTHTKSVIIGTD; translated from the coding sequence ATGACAATCCAGGAGTCCCGGACCCCGTCGGCCACGCTTCCGGGCGCCGTTACCAGGGGCCAGTTGTTCATCGACGGCGAATGGCGGCCTTCGTCCGACGGCGGGACAGCGGACATCATCAACCCAGCTACCGGTGCAGTCGTCGCAACCGTCGCCGCCGGAACAACGGCGGACATCAATGCCGCAGTCAATGCGGCCAAAGCCGCGTTCGCCCCCGGACGATGGTCCGGCCTCAGCGGACGGGAACGCTCACGCGTTTTGAACAAGGCAGCGCTTCTCATCCGTGAACGCGCCGAGGAACTGGCGCTCACCGAGAGCACCGACGTCGGAAAGCCCATCACCTTTGCCCGCGTGGTGGACGTGGCGACGGCGGCCGACCAGTACGAGTACGTCGCCGCCATGGCACAGCAGCTGGACGGTTCCGTCCGGGAAACACCCCTGCAGGCGCATGCGTTCACGAAGAGGGAACCACTGGGCGTGGTCGCGGCGATCACCCCGTTCAACTTCCCGCTGATCCTTTCCAGCACCAAGATCGCTGCCGCGCTGGCGGCGGGCAACTCGGTGGTACATAAGCCGGCGGGCGACACCCCGCTCAGTGCGCTGCTCATGGCTGAAATCCTCACTGATGCCGGTGTTCCGGCGGGAGTGTTCAACGTCGTGACAGGGTCGGGAGGAACACTTGGCGACCACCTGGTGGCGCACGCGGGTGTCAGCAAGGTGGCCTTCACCGGCTCCACCGAAGTCGGGCGACACGTCGCGGCCCTGGCGGGCCAGAACCTCCGTCCGGTCACCGCTGAACTCGGCGGAAACGCGGCGAACATCCTTTTCGCCGACGCCGACCTGGACAAGGCCGTCGGCACCGTGATTGGCGCGTTCGTCTTCAATTCCGGGCAGTTCTGCATGGGAGGACCGCGCCTGCTTGTGGAACGGCGAATCTACGAAACGGTCCTGGGGGTCTTGAAAGAGGCCGTCGCCGGTGTGCCGGTGGGGGACCCCCGGGACCCGGAAACCGTCATGGGTCCGCTGGCTAGCCGCAAGCAGCTGGAAAAGGTGGCGAGCTATGTTGACGGGGCCCGGGCAGCCGGCGGCCAGGTCATCGTGGGTGGAGAGCCGCTGGATCTCGACGGCGGGTACTTTTACAGGCCCACAGTCATCGCGGGGCTCGACAACGACGCCGCAGCGGTCCGCGAGGAAGTCTTCGGCCCGGTCCTGACGGTCCAGCCCTTCGACACGGAGGAGGAAGCGATCGAGCTGGCCAACGCCACCGAATACGGGCTCGCCGCCGGGGTCCAGACTTCAAGCATCGCCCGGGCGCACCGAGTTTCCTCGAAACTTGATGCTGGCATTGTCTGGGTCAATTCCTGGGCGCTGCTTGACCCGGCTGTGCCCTTCGGCGGGGTCAAGAATTCCGGCTGGGGCCGCGAGTATGGTCCTGAGGCATTGGAGTCCTACACCCATACCAAGTCCGTCATCATTGGCACTGACTAG
- a CDS encoding NAD(P)-dependent alcohol dehydrogenase: MPFTTEAAVVESAGAEFVIQSVELDNLRPHEVLIDIKAAGLCHTDLSVAGGGLPFPLPGVLGHEGAGIVAEVGSAVARVHAGDRVVLSFTSCGSCGNCRDGHPAYCDTWLPENLIGGARNDGTSPISRGGESIGGHFFGQSSFAGRAVVDERSIVKVETTRPLEHLSPLACGVQTGAGAVWNAVRPKPGSSLVVFGVGAVGLSAIMAAVLTPAVTIIAVDRVPSRLELARELGATHTIDASLIQDVPAEIRKITEGGADAAIEATGNTKVLEQAVFSTAARGQIVAVGAPAFGATAAVDVNFIMAGRRVQGITLGDSEIETLIPAIVALMEAGRFPVDKLITTYKLEDINRAAEDMRTGSAIKPVMVL, from the coding sequence ATGCCCTTTACAACCGAAGCCGCGGTCGTTGAATCCGCCGGCGCGGAGTTCGTCATCCAGTCCGTGGAGCTCGATAATCTGCGGCCCCATGAAGTTCTCATCGACATCAAAGCGGCGGGCCTCTGCCACACTGACCTGTCCGTTGCCGGGGGAGGCCTGCCGTTTCCCCTGCCGGGTGTGCTTGGGCATGAGGGGGCCGGCATTGTCGCGGAGGTTGGTTCTGCTGTCGCCCGCGTTCATGCGGGCGACAGGGTTGTGCTGTCCTTTACCTCCTGTGGAAGCTGCGGCAACTGCCGGGACGGCCATCCGGCCTACTGCGACACGTGGCTTCCGGAGAACCTGATCGGCGGAGCCAGAAACGACGGAACCTCCCCGATCTCAAGGGGTGGAGAATCCATCGGTGGTCATTTCTTCGGTCAGTCATCATTCGCGGGAAGGGCGGTGGTGGATGAGCGCAGCATCGTTAAAGTGGAGACCACTCGTCCGCTTGAGCACCTCTCACCACTGGCCTGCGGCGTGCAGACCGGTGCGGGTGCCGTCTGGAACGCCGTCCGGCCCAAACCCGGTTCCAGCCTTGTGGTGTTCGGCGTCGGAGCCGTCGGCCTCTCGGCCATCATGGCCGCGGTGCTCACCCCGGCCGTCACCATCATCGCCGTGGACCGGGTTCCGTCGCGTCTGGAACTGGCCCGCGAGCTTGGAGCAACCCACACGATTGACGCGTCGCTGATCCAGGATGTCCCGGCCGAGATCCGGAAGATCACTGAAGGGGGAGCGGACGCCGCCATCGAGGCGACCGGAAATACCAAGGTCCTGGAGCAAGCAGTCTTCTCAACGGCGGCACGAGGCCAGATCGTGGCGGTCGGCGCCCCGGCGTTCGGTGCCACGGCCGCTGTGGACGTCAACTTCATCATGGCCGGCCGCCGCGTTCAGGGCATCACCCTGGGCGACAGCGAAATTGAAACGCTCATCCCGGCCATCGTGGCCCTGATGGAAGCCGGACGCTTCCCCGTGGACAAACTGATCACTACCTACAAGCTCGAAGACATCAATCGGGCAGCCGAAGATATGAGGACCGGCTCAGCGATCAAACCCGTCATGGTTCTCTGA
- a CDS encoding M20/M25/M40 family metallo-hydrolase has product MTEVRPEDEVVRICQELIRIDTSNYGDGSGPGERAAAEYTAGLITEVGLEAEIFESAPGRANVVTRIAGEDPSASALVVHGHLDVVPALRDQWSVDPFGAELKDGMIWGRGAVDMKDMDAMILSVMRSFARTGRKPKRDLIFAFFADEEAGGTYGARYAVENRRELFEGATEAISEVGGFSATIGGQRTYLLQTAEKGLSWLRLVAHGRAGHGSQINTDNAVTRLASAVSRIGEYRWPVELTPTTRQFLDGVTELTGVEFDPDDPDKLLKELGTVARFVGATLQNTTNPTLLKGGYKHNVIPESAEALVDCRTLPGQEQQVLEIVKELAGNGVEVSYVHNDVSLEVPFAGNLVDSMIDALHTEDPGAKVLPYTLSGGTDNKSLSRLGITGYGFAPLQLPDELDFTGMFHGVDERVPADSLKFGARVLDRLLTNY; this is encoded by the coding sequence ATGACTGAAGTACGCCCCGAGGATGAAGTTGTCAGGATCTGCCAGGAACTCATCAGAATTGACACTTCGAACTATGGGGACGGCTCCGGCCCCGGGGAGCGCGCGGCTGCCGAGTACACCGCAGGACTCATCACCGAGGTGGGGCTGGAAGCGGAGATCTTCGAATCGGCACCGGGCCGCGCCAATGTGGTGACCCGCATTGCTGGCGAGGACCCCTCGGCCAGCGCGCTGGTGGTTCACGGACACCTGGACGTCGTGCCCGCGCTCAGGGATCAGTGGTCGGTCGATCCGTTCGGTGCCGAACTCAAGGACGGCATGATCTGGGGCCGGGGAGCCGTAGACATGAAGGACATGGATGCCATGATCCTCTCCGTGATGCGCAGCTTTGCCCGTACCGGACGCAAACCCAAACGTGACCTGATCTTTGCGTTCTTTGCCGATGAGGAGGCCGGCGGCACTTACGGAGCCCGTTACGCCGTCGAGAACCGGCGGGAACTCTTCGAGGGCGCCACGGAGGCAATATCCGAGGTGGGCGGCTTTTCCGCGACCATCGGCGGCCAGCGCACCTACCTGCTGCAGACCGCGGAGAAAGGCCTGTCCTGGCTCCGGCTGGTGGCCCACGGCCGCGCAGGCCACGGATCACAGATCAACACGGACAACGCCGTCACGCGCCTTGCCAGCGCCGTCTCCCGCATCGGTGAGTACCGGTGGCCGGTCGAACTGACACCCACCACCCGGCAGTTCCTCGACGGCGTGACGGAACTCACAGGCGTTGAGTTCGACCCGGACGATCCGGACAAACTCCTGAAGGAACTGGGCACCGTGGCACGGTTCGTGGGCGCCACCCTCCAGAACACCACAAACCCGACGCTCCTTAAAGGCGGCTACAAGCACAACGTCATCCCCGAGTCGGCTGAGGCCCTCGTGGATTGCCGGACGCTTCCCGGCCAGGAGCAGCAGGTCCTGGAGATCGTCAAGGAACTGGCCGGCAACGGAGTAGAGGTCTCGTACGTCCACAATGACGTGTCGCTTGAGGTGCCGTTCGCAGGCAACCTGGTGGATTCGATGATTGATGCGCTGCACACCGAGGACCCGGGCGCCAAGGTCCTCCCCTACACGCTGTCCGGCGGTACTGACAACAAGTCGCTGAGCAGGCTGGGGATCACCGGTTACGGCTTCGCGCCGCTCCAGCTCCCGGATGAACTCGACTTCACCGGCATGTTCCACGGGGTGGACGAGCGTGTACCGGCTGACTCCCTCAAGTTCGGCGCGAGGGTGCTTGACAGGCTGCTGACCAACTACTGA
- a CDS encoding DUF5703 family protein gives MKEHFLSSSVQRERDYVRQYEYLVLTVGPEDSLPEARRRLVEHSEYGKWELERSRLYVGGGRRFWLRRKVIQVQRTV, from the coding sequence ATGAAAGAACATTTTCTGAGCAGTTCAGTCCAGCGGGAGCGGGACTATGTGAGGCAGTACGAGTATCTGGTACTGACGGTCGGTCCTGAGGATTCGCTGCCGGAGGCGCGCCGACGCCTCGTTGAACACTCCGAGTACGGCAAGTGGGAGCTCGAGCGCAGCCGGCTTTACGTGGGCGGGGGCAGACGGTTCTGGCTGCGCCGCAAGGTCATCCAGGTCCAGCGGACCGTTTAG
- a CDS encoding aldo/keto reductase yields the protein MQQRYVGNSGLRVSSLSLGTMSWARETDEQDASELLRTFVDAGGTLIDTAASYADGQAEALLGSMLGDVVSRAEVVISTKAGISTSDGRRSVDTSRNGMLSGLDASLARLGTDYVDIWFAQAWDANVPLEETLSALEFAVRTGRARYAGVSNFTGWQTAKAAAVAGFPLVASQSEYSLLQRKPEAELIPAIEDAGLGLLAWAPLGRGVLSGKYRGHIPADSRAAQKRLASYVEPYLEQPASRIVEAVAMAARGLGRSAIDVSLSWLLAQHGVATAIVGARSPVQLKEILDSQLAPVPAEIARALEDVSAVD from the coding sequence ATGCAGCAGCGTTATGTCGGCAACAGTGGGTTGCGTGTGTCCTCGCTATCCCTTGGCACCATGTCCTGGGCACGCGAGACCGATGAGCAGGATGCCTCCGAGCTGCTGCGCACCTTCGTGGACGCCGGCGGAACCCTGATCGATACCGCCGCGTCTTACGCAGACGGCCAGGCGGAGGCGCTGTTGGGATCCATGCTGGGCGACGTCGTCTCCCGCGCCGAAGTGGTGATCTCCACCAAAGCGGGTATCTCGACGTCGGACGGCCGGCGGAGCGTCGACACCTCCCGCAACGGCATGCTGTCCGGCCTCGACGCCAGCCTTGCCCGGCTTGGTACGGATTACGTCGACATCTGGTTTGCCCAAGCCTGGGATGCGAACGTCCCCCTGGAGGAGACCCTGTCTGCCCTTGAATTTGCCGTCCGCACCGGCCGGGCACGCTATGCAGGCGTGTCGAATTTCACCGGCTGGCAGACGGCCAAGGCTGCGGCGGTGGCAGGGTTCCCGCTCGTCGCGAGCCAGTCGGAATACTCCCTGCTGCAGCGGAAGCCTGAAGCCGAGCTCATTCCGGCCATCGAAGACGCCGGACTTGGGCTCCTTGCCTGGGCGCCCCTCGGGCGAGGGGTGCTGAGCGGCAAGTACCGCGGACACATTCCGGCGGACTCGCGTGCGGCGCAGAAGCGGCTGGCAAGCTATGTGGAGCCGTACCTCGAGCAGCCTGCATCGAGGATCGTGGAAGCAGTTGCCATGGCCGCGCGCGGTCTTGGCCGGTCGGCGATTGACGTTTCGTTGAGCTGGCTCCTGGCCCAGCACGGTGTGGCCACCGCAATAGTGGGTGCCAGGTCCCCGGTGCAGCTCAAAGAGATTCTGGATTCACAGCTGGCCCCGGTACCTGCCGAGATCGCCCGGGCACTCGAGGACGTTTCGGCTGTCGACTAG
- a CDS encoding undecaprenyl-diphosphate phosphatase: MNWFEAALLGLVQGLTEFLPISSSAHLRIVGSFLPNAADPGAAFTAITQLGTETAVIIYFWRDIVRIIKAWFGTLTRRVPMNDPDARMGWLVILGSLPIIVLGLIFQDQIESVLRSLWIVATMLIVFGLILAVADAVGCQQRDLDHLTYKHGILYGLAQALALIPGVSRSGGTITAGLLMGYTREAAARYSFLLAIPAVFGSGLYQLYKVVSKEGITGPFGLPETALATVIALVVGYVIIGWFLKFVSTRSYRLFVWYRIFLGLALYLLLGFNVISA; encoded by the coding sequence GTGAACTGGTTTGAAGCGGCCCTGCTGGGTCTTGTACAGGGGCTGACCGAATTCCTCCCGATTTCCTCAAGCGCCCACCTGCGCATCGTGGGCTCCTTCCTGCCAAACGCGGCGGACCCGGGGGCAGCGTTTACGGCCATCACCCAGTTGGGGACCGAGACGGCAGTGATCATCTACTTCTGGCGGGACATCGTCCGCATCATCAAGGCTTGGTTCGGTACGCTGACCCGTCGCGTGCCGATGAACGACCCTGACGCGCGGATGGGCTGGCTGGTGATCCTGGGTAGCCTCCCCATCATCGTCCTCGGACTGATCTTCCAGGACCAGATCGAGTCCGTGCTGCGCAGCCTCTGGATCGTGGCCACCATGCTGATCGTCTTCGGCCTGATCCTTGCCGTGGCCGATGCGGTGGGCTGCCAGCAGCGTGACCTTGACCACCTGACCTATAAGCACGGCATCCTGTACGGGCTGGCCCAGGCCTTGGCCCTTATTCCCGGTGTGTCACGCTCCGGGGGAACCATCACCGCCGGGCTCCTGATGGGGTACACCCGCGAAGCCGCAGCCCGCTATTCCTTCCTCCTGGCCATTCCGGCCGTGTTCGGCAGCGGTCTCTACCAGCTGTACAAAGTGGTCTCCAAGGAAGGGATCACGGGCCCGTTCGGCTTGCCGGAGACGGCCCTGGCCACGGTGATCGCCCTGGTTGTCGGCTACGTCATCATCGGCTGGTTCCTGAAGTTCGTCTCCACCCGGAGCTACCGGCTGTTTGTCTGGTACCGCATCTTCCTTGGACTGGCGCTGTATTTGCTGCTCGGTTTCAATGTCATCAGCGCCTAG